One genomic region from Quercus robur chromosome 4, dhQueRobu3.1, whole genome shotgun sequence encodes:
- the LOC126721990 gene encoding replication protein A 70 kDa DNA-binding subunit A-like, protein MTALCCIHLVQIWIFMHQEILMLTWIIADMDHCTKDINVKDILPKGLTKIQDAELALHNKKTVAEIKNLEWNSEAKNLTVTCNAKIININNKYGWYYVACFICKTKVKQVKGVLWCERCKNEPKFAVPSYRIQVQVQDETGSTTFILFDKGAEKIISKTAKELAEMQEEMLKLDENTLPKEIQKIIGNEYLFQLHLDEYNLKYGKENYTVSKILEMEVLHKQKDSSKVEEHQETKEEIVRKSRKDKYTANQKIEIGETSVQRPERMPLQMLQKCQKSTKQIATKKKKN, encoded by the exons ATGACTGCTCTATGTTGCATTCACCTGGTACAAATATGGATTTTTATGCATCAAGAG ATATTGATGTTGACATGGATCATTGCTGACATGGATCATTGCACAAAAGACATAAACGTAAAAGATATACTGCCAAAGGGACTCACTAAAATTCAAGATGCAGAACTGGccttacataataaaaaaacagtTGCTGAAATAAAGAACTTGGAATGGAACTCAGAGGCAAAG AACTTGACGGTAACATGCAATGCCAAAATCATTAATATCAACAACAAATATGGATGGTATTATGTTGCATGTTTTATATGCAAGACAAAAGTGAAACAGGTCAAAGGAGTTCTATGGTGTGAACGTTGTAAAAATGAGCCAAAATTTGCAGTCCcaag CTATAGAATACAAGTCCAAGTACAAGATGAAACCGGATCAACCACATTCATATTGTTTGACAAAGGAGCTGagaaaattatttctaaaactGCAAAAGAACTTGCAGAGATGCAAGAAGAg ATGTTGAAATTAGATGAGAATACTTTACCAAAAgagattcaaaaaataattggcAATGAATATTTGTTCCAATTGCATCTTGATGAATATAATTTGAagtatggaaaagaaaattacacagtctcaaaaattttggaaatggAAGTTTTACATAAGCAAAAAGACTCAAGTAAAGTTGAAGAACATCAG GAAACAAAGGAGGAAATTGTAAGAAAATCAAGGAAGGACAAGTACACAGCcaatcaaaaaatagaaataggagAAACATCTGTTCAAAGACCTGAAAGAATGCCGCTCCAAATGCttcaaaaatgtcaaaaaagtACTAAGCAAATTgctacaaagaagaaaaaaaactga
- the LOC126722288 gene encoding exocyst complex component EXO70A1-like, protein MGVAVVGSDSMSERAAMMREALQKSQTITDNVVTILGSFDHRLSALETAMRPTQIRTHSIRKAHENIDRTLKAAEVILAKFDLSRQAETKILRGPHEDLESYLGAIDQLKGNIQFFSSKKSFRSCDAVINNSNNLLTKAISKLEDEFKQRLLSYSKPVEPDRLFDCLPNSLRPSSGSPGPNGESSGRNPSNNHSEQKSISENAVYTPPTLIPPRILPLLHDLAQQMVQAGHQQQLLKIYRDTRSSVLEESLRKLGVEKLSKEDVQKMQWEVLEAKIGNWIHFMRIAVKLLYAGERIVCDQIFEGFDSLRDQCFGEVTASSVSVLLSFGDAIAKSKRSPEKLFVLLDMYEIMRELHSEIEMIFKGKACSEIRDSAFGLTKRLAQTAQETFGDFEEAVEKDATKTAVLDGTVHPLTSYVINYVKFLFDYQSTLKQLFLEFDNKDETGSQLASVTMRIMQALQTNLDGKSKQYKDPALTHLFLMNNIHYMVRSVRRSEAKDLLGDDWVQRHRRIVQQHANQYKRNAWAKILQCLTIQGLTSSGGGSSVGGDGGNSSGVSRALVKDRFKTFNMQFEELHQKQSQWTVPDTELRESLRLAVAEVLLPAYRSFVKRFGPLVESGKNPQKYIKYGAEDLERMLGEFFEGKNLNEPKR, encoded by the exons atggggGTAGCAGTAGTGGGCTCAGATTCAATGAGCGAAAGAGCAGCGATGATGAGAGAGGCACTGCAAAAAAGCCAGACCATCACTGACAACGTCGTCACCATTCTCGGCTCCTTTGACCACCGCCTCTCCGCCCTTGAAACCGCCATGCGTCCCACTCAG ATAAGGACACATTCTATTAGGAAAGCTCATGAGAATATTGATAGGACTTTGAAGGCTGCTGAGGTTATTCTTGCTAAATTCGATCTTTCTCGTCAG GCAGAGACGAAAATACTTAGAGGGCCACATGAGGACTTGGAGAGTTATCTAGGAGCTATTGATCAGCTAAAAGGCAATATCCAATTTTTTAGCAGCAAAAAAAGCTTTAGAAGTTGCGATGCAGTGATCAACAATTCAAATAATCTACTCACTAAAGCTATTTCAAAGCTAGAAGACGAGTTCAAGCAGCGATTATTGTCTTACAG CAAGCCTGTGGAGCCTGACCGTCTTTTTGACTGCCTTCCAAATTCACTGCGGCCATCTTCTGGATCTCCTGGGCCCAATGGTGAATCTAGTGGCAGGAATCCTTCCAATAACCATTCTGAGCAAAAGAGTATCTCAGAAAATGCTGTTTACACTCCTCCAACTCTTATACCACCACGGATTCTGCCATTGCTGCATGATTTAGCTCAGCAAATGGTTCAAGCTGGTCACCAACAGCAGTTACTCAAAATTTACAG ggatACTCGTTCTTCAGTTCTAGAAGAAAGCCTCCGAAAATTGGGAGTTGAAAAACTTAGCAAAGAGGATGTTCAGAAGATGCAATGGGAGGTTTTGGAGGCTAAAATCGGGAATTGGATTCATTTCATGCGTATTGCT GTCAAACTGCTTTATGCTGGAGAGCGGATAGTTTGTGATCAAATATTTGAAGGCTTTGATTCTCTCAGGGATCAGTGTTTTGGTGAGGTCACTGCAAGCAGCGTTTCAGTGCTACTTAGTTTTGGGGATGCAATTGCCAAGAGCAAAAGGTCACCAGAGAAGTTATTTGTACTTTTGGACATGTATGAGATAATGCGGGAGCTTCACTCAGAG ATTGAAATGATTTTCAAAGGTAAGGCTTGCAGTGAAATAAGAGATTCCGCATTTGGTTTGACAAAACGGCTCGCTCAGACAGCTCAGGAGACCTTTGGAGATTTTGAAGAAGCTGTTGAAAAGGATGCAACTAAAACTGCTGTCTTGGATGGAACTGTCCATCCTTTGACAAGCTATGTCATTAACTATGTGAAGTTTCTGTTTGA CTATCAATCAACCTTGAAGCAGCTTTTCCTAGAATTTGATAACAAAGATGAAACAGGTTCGCAGTTGGCCTCTGTAACAATGAGAATAATGCAGGCTCTTCAAACCAATTTGGATGGAAAATCTAAGCAGTATAAAGATCCTGCTTTGACCCATTTATTTCTCATGAATAATATTCATTATATGGTCAGATCTGTGCGCAG GTCAGAAGCCAAGGATTTGTTAGGCGACGATTGGGTGCAGAGACACAGGAGAATTGTGCAGCAACATGCAAATCAATACAAAAGGAATGCTTGGGCAAAG ATTCTTCAGTGCCTCACTATCCAAGGCCTAACCTCGTCCGGGGGTGGGAGTTCAGTAGGTGGTGATGGAGGAAATAGTAGTGGAGTTTCTAGAGCATTGGTGAAAGACAG GTTCAAGACGTTCAATATGCAATTTGAGGAACTTCATCAAAAGCAATCTCAGTGGACAGTTCCTGACACTGAGTTGCGAGAGTCTCTAAGGCTTGCAGTTGCGGAAGTGTTGTTGCCTGCCTACAGATCCTTTGTAAAACGTTTTGG GCCTCTAGTTGAGAGTGGCAAGAACCCTCAAAAATACATCAAGTACGGAGCAGAGGATCTTGAACGAATGTTGGGTGAATTTTTTGAGGGAAAGAACTTGAATGAACCTAAGCGGTAG